In the genome of Ensifer adhaerens, one region contains:
- a CDS encoding 2',3'-cyclic-nucleotide 2'-phosphodiesterase / 3'-nucleotidase, translating into MTLEHPKFTLTRRSLLGGAAAGAAMIMLHPFAARAAANQAHLRIMETTDIHVNIMPYDYYADKPNDTMGLTRTATLIDKIRAEAGNSMLIDNGDLLQGNPMGDYMAYKKGMKAGDMHPVMKAMNVLKYDVGTLGNHEFNYGLDFMFNVLNGANFPIVCANLTKGKLASDPKQDELFFKPYAILDKKIKDGAGNESTVKVGFIGFVPPQIMVWDQKNLEGKAMTRDIVSAAKAWVPAMKEAGADIVIALSHSGIDAAKPTDGMENASLYVAAVDGIDAVFTGHQHLVFPGPKTWDGMHDVDAVKGTLFGKPAVMGGFWGSHMGLIDLLIEKDGKGWKVVDFTTEARPIYHRDENKKIVADVTDKPEIVAAVKEEHEATLAYVRTPVGKTSAPLYSYFALVADDPSVQIVSNAQTWYIKDMLKETPYKDLPLLSAAAPFKAGGRNGPDYYTDVPAGDIAIKNVSDLYLYPNTVRAVAITGAQVKGWLEMSAGMFKQVKEGSKDAPLLNNEFPSYNYDVIDGVTYEIDLSQPAMYDKDGKKVSDGPGRIVNLQFQGKPIDPAQKFVVATNNYRAGGGGNFPDITSDKIVFVAPDTNRDVIVRYIVQEGTINPSADGNWRFKAMPGTTAVFETGPKGKQFAGDVKGAKIEDAGAGENGFAKYRLVL; encoded by the coding sequence ATGACGCTCGAACACCCCAAATTCACCCTGACGCGCCGCTCGCTTCTGGGTGGTGCTGCCGCTGGCGCGGCCATGATCATGCTGCACCCCTTTGCAGCGCGCGCCGCCGCAAACCAGGCGCATTTGCGCATCATGGAAACGACCGACATCCACGTGAACATCATGCCGTATGACTACTATGCGGATAAGCCCAACGACACGATGGGCCTGACCCGCACGGCAACGCTGATCGACAAGATCCGCGCCGAAGCCGGCAACTCCATGCTGATCGATAACGGCGACCTGCTGCAGGGTAACCCGATGGGCGATTACATGGCCTACAAGAAAGGCATGAAGGCCGGCGACATGCATCCGGTCATGAAGGCCATGAACGTGCTGAAGTATGATGTCGGCACGCTCGGGAACCACGAGTTCAACTACGGCCTCGACTTCATGTTCAACGTGCTGAACGGCGCGAATTTCCCGATCGTCTGCGCCAACCTGACCAAGGGCAAGCTGGCCTCAGACCCGAAGCAGGACGAACTTTTCTTCAAGCCTTACGCGATCCTCGACAAGAAGATCAAGGACGGCGCGGGCAATGAAAGCACGGTCAAGGTTGGCTTCATCGGCTTCGTGCCGCCGCAGATCATGGTGTGGGACCAGAAGAACCTTGAAGGCAAGGCGATGACGCGCGATATCGTCTCCGCCGCCAAGGCCTGGGTTCCGGCTATGAAGGAAGCGGGCGCGGATATCGTGATTGCTCTCTCCCATTCCGGCATTGACGCCGCCAAGCCGACCGACGGCATGGAAAACGCCTCGCTTTACGTGGCTGCCGTCGATGGCATCGACGCGGTCTTCACCGGCCACCAACATCTTGTCTTCCCCGGTCCGAAGACCTGGGACGGCATGCATGACGTCGATGCCGTCAAGGGCACACTTTTCGGCAAGCCGGCTGTCATGGGCGGCTTCTGGGGCTCGCATATGGGTCTGATCGACCTGCTGATCGAAAAGGATGGCAAGGGCTGGAAGGTTGTCGACTTCACCACGGAAGCGCGTCCGATCTACCATCGCGACGAGAACAAGAAGATCGTGGCCGACGTGACCGACAAGCCGGAAATCGTGGCTGCCGTGAAGGAAGAGCATGAGGCGACGCTGGCCTATGTCCGCACGCCGGTCGGCAAGACGTCCGCCCCGCTCTACTCCTATTTCGCACTTGTGGCTGACGATCCGTCCGTTCAGATCGTTTCCAATGCGCAGACCTGGTACATCAAGGACATGCTGAAGGAGACGCCGTACAAGGATCTCCCATTGCTCTCCGCTGCCGCACCGTTCAAGGCCGGCGGTCGGAACGGCCCGGATTATTACACCGATGTCCCCGCCGGTGACATTGCGATCAAGAACGTCTCGGACCTCTATCTCTACCCGAACACCGTGCGCGCCGTGGCCATCACCGGCGCACAGGTCAAGGGCTGGCTGGAAATGTCGGCGGGCATGTTCAAACAGGTGAAGGAGGGCTCGAAGGACGCGCCGCTCCTGAACAACGAATTCCCGTCCTATAACTATGACGTCATCGACGGCGTGACCTACGAAATCGACCTGTCGCAGCCGGCCATGTACGACAAGGACGGCAAGAAGGTTTCCGACGGTCCCGGGCGTATCGTCAACCTGCAGTTCCAGGGCAAGCCGATCGATCCAGCGCAGAAGTTCGTTGTCGCCACCAACAACTATCGCGCAGGCGGGGGCGGCAATTTCCCGGACATCACGAGCGACAAGATCGTCTTCGTGGCACCGGACACGAACCGCGACGTGATTGTGCGCTACATCGTCCAGGAGGGCACGATCAACCCGTCCGCCGACGGCAACTGGCGCTTCAAGGCGATGCCCGGCACGACCGCTGTCTTCGAGACCGGCCCGAAGGGCAAGCAGTTTGCCGGCGACGTCAAGGGCGCGAAGATCGAGGATGCAGGCGCCGGCGAGAACGGCTTCGCCAAGTATCGGCTCGTTCTTTAA
- a CDS encoding ammonium transporter, Amt family, with protein MRRGTLLFMLLIASLAATQVFAQEDHVADLRVGLDLTWIMTAGALVMFMQVGFLLLEAGMVRSKNSINVAQKNMLDFVFAVVAFALAGFMFAFGRSSTPLPGFDLNYVALNGLNSWEAGFFIFQIMFCGTAATIVSGAVAERMRLSAYIWGSLFLSAIIYPVFVHWAWGAALGENPGAILGNAGFIDFAGSTVVHATGGWVSLAACIIIGAREGRFDEQGRPVRMTGHSPVLATTGALILFIGWIGFNGGSTLKANADMAMIILNTVLAGGFGAVAGYLMTSWLDGVVLPEKSLSGMLGGLVAVTAGCHVLTPAGASLIGVLGGIVAIWGNDILERRFKIDDAVGAIGVHAFAGVLGTIGLAILAPSARLLHGSRWDQLEIQLLGSFVNFVWAFGVGYIFFWLLNRFLKLRVSLETERGGLNIAEHGTHIGTGHVEAALTQLISGDADFRMRLPIDRGGDVELLTSLFNRLMDNLQVEHAELSQLEALKRQSEEAERVSALSNATFEAIVMHRNGTIIDGNERFSELVGVDLNSLIGRNLIDFVDERFHAMVSKMVSDDSENVIEIDLIGAADMQIPVAARGKSIEYRGEQVRVECIVDLRERKAHEEQMFRLANHDPLTGLANRSLFTKNLEKAIGLSNKGFPSALVMVDLDRFKAVNDIHGHHAGDMVLREAANRLTELAGKGGVVARLGGDEFAIIRYGVEFENQAADLGLRIVKAMARPIDIGGTYVTIGSSVGIAICPTHGDSAETIASRADIALYHSKKTGRNTYNIFRSGLDALLEKRRSLEADMERAVARGEFELYFQPRVAAKTLAVKSYEALIRWHHPTRGMISPADFIPVAEACGRIIEIGEWVLTEAIAALQGPIQAASVSINVSPYQFQQRNFVETVERALTFWNVSPERVELEITESMLIDDEGRGQTVIRKLKALGVQIALDDFGTGYSSLSYLSKYPFDTIKIDKAFVNALESEENGASILNAIISLGSSLGMKIVAEGIETVDQAVFLIEAGCEQLQGYLFGHPQPLKSIISAVADDVRERIDAEMDDRFAERQAVALRALVRN; from the coding sequence ATGCGCAGGGGAACTCTACTCTTCATGCTTTTGATTGCATCTCTGGCGGCAACGCAAGTTTTCGCGCAGGAGGACCATGTCGCCGATCTGCGGGTCGGCCTTGACCTCACCTGGATCATGACGGCCGGTGCCCTGGTCATGTTCATGCAGGTCGGCTTTCTCCTGCTGGAAGCTGGCATGGTCCGATCGAAAAATTCGATCAATGTCGCCCAGAAGAACATGCTCGACTTCGTGTTTGCGGTCGTTGCTTTCGCGTTGGCCGGCTTCATGTTCGCGTTCGGCCGCTCTTCGACCCCTTTGCCGGGCTTCGATCTCAATTATGTCGCTCTGAATGGGCTCAATTCCTGGGAAGCCGGATTCTTCATCTTCCAGATCATGTTCTGCGGCACCGCGGCCACGATCGTTTCTGGCGCCGTCGCGGAGCGGATGCGTCTTTCGGCCTATATCTGGGGTTCGCTGTTCCTGTCGGCGATCATCTATCCGGTCTTCGTGCACTGGGCCTGGGGGGCTGCACTGGGCGAAAATCCGGGCGCCATTCTGGGCAATGCGGGCTTCATCGATTTCGCCGGCTCCACGGTGGTGCATGCGACGGGCGGCTGGGTTTCTCTTGCCGCCTGTATTATCATCGGCGCGCGCGAGGGCCGCTTCGACGAACAGGGGCGGCCTGTGCGCATGACCGGGCATAGCCCGGTTCTGGCGACTACAGGTGCTCTCATCCTCTTCATCGGCTGGATCGGCTTCAATGGGGGATCGACCCTGAAGGCCAATGCCGACATGGCGATGATCATCCTCAACACCGTGCTGGCGGGCGGCTTTGGCGCTGTAGCAGGCTACCTGATGACCAGCTGGCTGGATGGCGTCGTCCTGCCTGAGAAGTCGCTCTCCGGCATGTTGGGCGGGCTTGTGGCCGTCACGGCCGGATGTCACGTCCTGACGCCGGCCGGGGCCTCATTGATCGGTGTCCTGGGCGGTATCGTCGCGATCTGGGGCAACGATATCCTGGAGCGCCGTTTCAAGATAGACGACGCCGTCGGTGCCATCGGCGTTCATGCCTTTGCCGGCGTCTTGGGAACGATCGGCCTCGCGATTCTGGCTCCGTCCGCGCGCCTGCTGCATGGCAGCCGCTGGGATCAGCTGGAAATCCAGCTCCTGGGCTCTTTCGTCAATTTTGTCTGGGCATTCGGTGTCGGCTACATCTTTTTCTGGCTTCTGAACCGTTTCCTCAAGCTGCGCGTCAGCCTGGAGACCGAGCGTGGGGGTCTCAATATCGCCGAACACGGGACCCATATCGGCACCGGCCACGTCGAGGCGGCGTTGACGCAACTCATCAGCGGCGACGCCGATTTCCGGATGCGCCTTCCCATCGATCGTGGCGGAGATGTCGAACTGCTGACATCGCTATTCAACCGGTTGATGGACAACCTGCAGGTCGAGCACGCAGAACTGAGCCAACTGGAGGCGCTGAAACGACAGTCAGAGGAGGCCGAACGCGTTTCAGCCCTTTCCAACGCCACGTTCGAGGCGATCGTGATGCATCGCAACGGAACGATCATCGATGGCAACGAGCGCTTTTCGGAACTCGTCGGTGTTGATCTCAATTCGCTGATCGGCCGAAATCTGATCGACTTCGTGGATGAGCGGTTCCATGCAATGGTCAGCAAGATGGTCAGCGATGATAGCGAAAACGTAATCGAAATCGATCTGATCGGTGCCGCGGATATGCAAATCCCGGTTGCCGCACGCGGAAAGAGCATCGAGTATCGTGGAGAGCAGGTTCGCGTCGAATGCATCGTCGATCTGCGCGAGCGCAAGGCGCATGAGGAGCAGATGTTCCGGCTCGCCAATCACGATCCCCTTACTGGCCTCGCGAACCGCAGCCTCTTCACCAAGAACCTCGAAAAGGCAATCGGTCTTTCGAACAAGGGTTTCCCATCCGCGCTGGTCATGGTCGATCTGGACCGCTTCAAGGCGGTCAATGACATCCACGGCCACCACGCAGGCGACATGGTGCTGCGCGAAGCCGCGAACCGCCTGACGGAGCTTGCAGGGAAGGGCGGCGTGGTTGCGCGCCTTGGCGGCGATGAATTCGCGATCATTCGTTATGGCGTCGAGTTTGAGAACCAGGCTGCTGATCTAGGCTTGAGAATTGTAAAGGCGATGGCGCGGCCCATCGACATTGGCGGCACTTATGTCACGATCGGGTCGAGCGTCGGGATCGCGATATGCCCGACGCATGGCGATAGCGCCGAGACGATCGCCTCACGCGCCGATATCGCGCTTTATCATTCGAAGAAAACTGGCCGGAACACTTACAACATTTTCAGGTCCGGTCTCGATGCGCTTTTGGAGAAACGCCGCAGTCTTGAGGCGGACATGGAGCGGGCCGTCGCGCGCGGCGAGTTCGAACTTTACTTCCAGCCCCGGGTGGCCGCGAAGACCCTCGCCGTCAAATCCTACGAGGCCCTGATCCGCTGGCATCATCCGACCAGGGGCATGATCAGCCCGGCCGATTTCATCCCGGTCGCCGAAGCTTGCGGACGGATCATCGAGATTGGGGAATGGGTGCTGACCGAAGCGATCGCGGCGTTGCAAGGCCCCATTCAGGCTGCATCCGTCAGTATCAATGTCAGTCCCTACCAGTTCCAGCAGCGCAACTTCGTCGAAACCGTGGAACGCGCGCTCACCTTCTGGAATGTCTCTCCGGAGCGTGTCGAACTCGAGATTACCGAGAGCATGCTGATCGATGACGAGGGACGCGGCCAGACCGTTATCAGGAAGCTGAAGGCGCTGGGTGTCCAGATTGCGCTTGACGATTTCGGGACCGGCTATTCCTCGCTGTCCTATCTCAGCAAGTATCCGTTCGATACGATCAAGATCGACAAGGCCTTCGTCAATGCCCTTGAATCGGAGGAGAACGGAGCCTCCATCCTCAACGCCATCATCAGCCTTGGTTCGAGCCTCGGCATGAAGATCGTCGCGGAAGGCATCGAGACCGTGGATCAGGCGGTGTTCCTGATCGAGGCGGGCTGCGAGCAGTTGCAGGGCTATCTGTTCGGCCATCCCCAGCCACTGAAGTCGATTATCTCTGCCGTAGCGGACGATGTGCGCGAGCGGATCGATGCAGAAATGGATGACCGCTTCGCTGAACGGCAGGCCGTGGCGCTGCGGGCCCTGGTGCGCAACTGA
- a CDS encoding coenzyme Q-binding protein COQ10, producing the protein MPQFETRRIVPQSPDQMFALVADVEKYPEFLPLCEGLVVRSRKERDGKALLVADMTVGYKAIRETFTTQVLLNEGERAIDVKYLDGPFKYLDNRWRFNELPAGGCEVHFFIDYEFKSRILGAVMGSMFDRAFRMFAEAFEERARKIYATPA; encoded by the coding sequence ATGCCCCAGTTCGAAACCCGCCGCATCGTACCCCAATCGCCCGACCAGATGTTCGCGCTGGTGGCCGATGTCGAGAAATATCCGGAATTCCTGCCGCTCTGCGAGGGGCTGGTCGTGCGCAGCCGGAAGGAGCGCGACGGCAAGGCACTGCTCGTGGCGGACATGACGGTTGGCTACAAGGCGATCCGCGAGACGTTTACGACACAGGTCTTGCTCAACGAAGGCGAACGGGCAATTGATGTGAAATATCTTGATGGGCCTTTCAAATACCTCGACAACCGCTGGCGCTTCAACGAATTGCCAGCCGGTGGCTGCGAAGTCCATTTCTTCATCGACTACGAATTCAAAAGCCGTATCCTCGGCGCCGTCATGGGCTCCATGTTCGACCGCGCCTTCCGCATGTTTGCCGAAGCCTTCGAGGAACGGGCCAGGAAGATTTACGCCACGCCCGCCTGA
- a CDS encoding addiction module antidote protein, HigA family — MLFVPNDPIHPGEILREEFMADYDLTVAGLAKDLGIDSGRLAELLDGHSPLDAEMALRLSRYFSNSPEYWLNLQRTYDLAIALKQSKGLEDIRPIEAA; from the coding sequence ATGCTGTTCGTTCCCAATGATCCTATTCACCCCGGAGAAATCCTGCGGGAAGAATTCATGGCCGACTACGACTTGACCGTAGCTGGTTTGGCCAAGGACTTGGGCATTGACTCTGGTCGCTTGGCCGAATTGCTGGATGGACATAGCCCGCTTGACGCCGAGATGGCGCTGCGCCTCTCGCGCTATTTTTCGAACTCTCCGGAATATTGGCTGAACCTCCAGAGAACCTATGATCTGGCGATTGCACTGAAGCAGTCGAAGGGCCTTGAGGATATCAGGCCTATTGAGGCCGCCTAA
- a CDS encoding proteic killer suppression protein: MIRSFKDKQTEKLFESSSSRRIPAEILERARRKLMSIHAAHVVDDLKVPPSNRLERLKGDREGQYSIRINDQWRICFRFQDGDAFDVEICDYH; this comes from the coding sequence ATGATACGATCCTTCAAGGATAAGCAGACCGAAAAGCTCTTCGAGAGCAGCAGTTCGCGCCGAATTCCGGCTGAGATTTTGGAGAGGGCACGGCGCAAGTTGATGTCCATTCATGCCGCGCATGTGGTCGATGACTTGAAGGTGCCGCCGAGCAATCGCCTGGAGCGCCTGAAAGGCGACCGGGAGGGGCAATACTCGATCAGGATTAATGATCAGTGGCGCATCTGCTTCCGGTTCCAAGACGGCGACGCATTCGACGTTGAGATTTGTGATTACCACTGA
- a CDS encoding lipoic acid synthetase, translated as MVTILDNVAGDAKRVRHPEKAHKPDTEILRKPDWIRVKAPVSKGYQETRELVRSHKLVTVCEEAGCPNIGECWDKKHATFMIMGEICTRACAFCNVATGRPLPLDMEEPANVAKAVKQMGLSHVVITSVDRDDLEDGGAEHFEKVIWAIREASPATTIEILTPDFLKKPGALERVVAAKPDVFNHNLETVPGNYLTVRPGARYFHSIRLLQRVKELDPTMFTKSGIMVGLGEERNEVLQLMDDLRSADVDFMTIGQYLQPTRKHHKVEAFVTPEEFKSYETIAYSKGFLMVASSPLTRSSHHAGDDFARLKAARERKLAAAE; from the coding sequence ATGGTCACCATTCTCGACAACGTCGCTGGCGACGCAAAGCGCGTCCGCCACCCGGAAAAGGCGCACAAGCCGGATACGGAAATCCTGCGCAAGCCGGACTGGATCCGCGTCAAGGCGCCGGTGTCGAAGGGCTATCAGGAAACGCGCGAGCTCGTGCGTTCCCACAAGCTGGTGACCGTGTGCGAGGAAGCCGGTTGTCCCAATATCGGCGAATGCTGGGACAAGAAGCACGCGACCTTCATGATCATGGGTGAGATCTGCACCCGCGCCTGCGCCTTCTGCAACGTGGCGACCGGCCGGCCACTGCCGCTCGACATGGAAGAGCCTGCAAACGTCGCCAAGGCCGTCAAGCAGATGGGCCTCAGCCACGTCGTTATCACCTCCGTGGACCGCGACGACCTGGAAGACGGTGGCGCCGAACATTTCGAAAAGGTCATCTGGGCCATTCGCGAAGCCTCGCCGGCGACGACGATCGAAATCCTGACGCCGGACTTTTTGAAGAAGCCGGGCGCGCTGGAGCGGGTCGTTGCAGCCAAGCCCGATGTCTTCAACCACAATCTCGAAACCGTGCCAGGCAACTATCTGACAGTGCGGCCGGGCGCACGCTATTTCCATTCGATCCGGCTTCTGCAGCGGGTCAAGGAACTCGACCCGACCATGTTTACCAAGTCCGGAATCATGGTCGGCCTCGGCGAAGAGCGCAACGAAGTGCTGCAGCTGATGGACGACCTGCGCAGTGCCGACGTCGATTTCATGACCATCGGCCAATATCTGCAGCCGACCCGCAAGCACCACAAGGTGGAAGCTTTCGTGACGCCGGAAGAGTTCAAGTCCTACGAAACGATCGCCTATTCCAAGGGCTTCCTCATGGTCGCCTCGTCGCCGCTGACGCGCTCGTCGCATCATGCGGGGGATGACTTTGCCAGGTTGAAGGCGGCGCGGGAACGGAAGTTGGCTGCGGCGGAATAG
- a CDS encoding Uncharacterized membrane protein YeaQ/YmgE, transglycosylase-associated protein family, translated as MHEAFQVGWLMAIIIGGIAGWLAGKFMNMPSGLFMNIILGVVGAVVANAVLGVFGIVIFGGWLAYLIAGFIGACILLFVVKLIRS; from the coding sequence ATGCATGAGGCATTCCAAGTCGGCTGGCTGATGGCCATCATCATCGGCGGTATTGCAGGCTGGCTCGCCGGCAAGTTCATGAACATGCCGAGCGGTCTCTTCATGAACATCATCCTCGGCGTCGTCGGCGCGGTTGTCGCCAATGCCGTTCTGGGCGTATTCGGGATCGTCATTTTCGGCGGCTGGCTCGCCTACCTGATTGCCGGCTTCATCGGGGCCTGCATCCTGCTCTTCGTGGTCAAACTCATCCGGAGTTGA
- a CDS encoding dihydrolipoamide dehydrogenase translates to MSNAYDVIIIGSGPGGYIGAIRAAQLGLKVAVVEREHLAGICSNWGCIPTKALLRTADVMHTATHAKDYGLVLEGAMKPDIKAIVTRSRGIAARMNNGVGFLFKKNKVDIIWGEAKITKPGEIVVGKSTKPVVQPQGPVPKNTLGEGTYTAKHIIIATGARPRALPGIEPDGKLIWTYFEAMKPEEMPKSLLVMGSGAIGIEFASFYRTMGVDVTVVEIMKQVMPVEDEEISAFAKKQLEKQGMKIMLEAKVAKVEKGANSVTATIEKKDGSVEKITADRMISAVGVQANIEGIGLEAVGVKTDRGFIVIDGYGKTNVPGIYAIGDVAGPPMLAHKAEHEAVICVEKIAGVPNVHPMDKNKIPGCTYCNPQVASVGLTEAKAKAEGRDIRVGRFNFAANGKAVALGEDQGMVKTIFDKKSGELIGAHMVGAEVTELIQGFVVAMNLETTEEDLMHTIFPHPTISETMKESVLDAYGKVLNA, encoded by the coding sequence ATGTCGAATGCTTACGACGTTATCATCATCGGTTCCGGCCCTGGCGGCTATATCGGTGCCATCCGGGCCGCGCAGCTTGGGCTCAAGGTCGCGGTGGTCGAGCGCGAGCATCTGGCCGGCATCTGCTCCAACTGGGGCTGCATTCCGACCAAGGCGCTGCTGCGCACCGCCGATGTGATGCACACGGCGACACACGCCAAGGATTACGGTCTCGTGCTGGAAGGCGCGATGAAGCCGGATATCAAGGCCATCGTCACCCGCTCGCGCGGCATTGCAGCCCGCATGAACAACGGCGTCGGCTTCCTGTTCAAGAAGAACAAGGTCGACATCATCTGGGGCGAGGCCAAGATCACCAAGCCCGGCGAGATCGTCGTCGGCAAGAGCACCAAGCCGGTGGTTCAGCCGCAGGGTCCTGTTCCGAAGAACACGCTGGGCGAGGGCACCTACACCGCCAAGCATATCATCATCGCGACCGGCGCCCGCCCGCGCGCGCTGCCGGGCATCGAGCCCGATGGCAAGCTGATCTGGACCTATTTCGAGGCGATGAAGCCCGAAGAGATGCCGAAGTCCCTGCTCGTCATGGGCTCGGGTGCCATCGGCATCGAGTTCGCCAGCTTCTACCGCACCATGGGCGTCGACGTGACCGTCGTCGAAATCATGAAGCAGGTCATGCCGGTCGAGGACGAGGAAATCTCCGCCTTCGCCAAGAAGCAGCTCGAAAAGCAGGGCATGAAGATCATGCTTGAGGCCAAGGTTGCGAAGGTCGAGAAGGGCGCGAACTCGGTTACCGCGACCATCGAGAAGAAGGATGGTTCGGTCGAGAAGATCACCGCTGATCGTATGATCTCGGCTGTCGGCGTGCAGGCCAACATCGAAGGCATCGGCCTTGAAGCCGTCGGCGTGAAGACCGATCGCGGCTTCATCGTCATCGACGGCTACGGCAAGACCAACGTTCCAGGCATCTACGCCATCGGTGACGTGGCAGGTCCCCCGATGCTCGCCCACAAGGCCGAGCATGAAGCCGTCATCTGCGTCGAAAAGATTGCCGGCGTGCCGAACGTTCACCCGATGGACAAGAACAAGATCCCCGGCTGCACCTATTGCAACCCGCAGGTCGCCTCGGTTGGCCTGACGGAAGCCAAGGCCAAGGCCGAAGGCCGTGACATTCGCGTCGGCCGCTTCAACTTTGCCGCCAACGGCAAGGCCGTGGCGCTGGGTGAAGACCAGGGCATGGTAAAGACCATCTTCGACAAGAAGTCGGGCGAGTTGATCGGTGCGCATATGGTGGGTGCTGAAGTGACCGAACTCATCCAGGGCTTCGTCGTCGCCATGAACCTCGAGACGACCGAGGAAGACCTGATGCACACGATCTTCCCGCATCCGACCATTTCGGAAACGATGAAGGAAAGCGTGCTTGACGCCTATGGTAAGGTTCTGAACGCCTGA
- a CDS encoding Lysophospholipase L1, with product MKTILAYGDSLTWGHDAERLGRHAHEDRWPSVLQKALGHGVRVIPEGLGGRTTAYEDQLADCDRNGARILPTLLHTHAPIDLVILMLGTNDLKPSVVGTAHGASKGMARLVQLIRHHAWPFEYETPEILIVSPPLVRETANTDYAAAFAGAVEQSKMMATFYRDMADETGCGFFDAASVAVATPIDGVHLDAENTRAIGRALEPIVRMQLGM from the coding sequence ATGAAAACCATCCTCGCCTACGGAGACAGCCTGACCTGGGGCCATGATGCGGAACGATTGGGTCGCCATGCCCATGAAGATCGCTGGCCCTCGGTCCTGCAGAAGGCACTTGGCCATGGCGTCCGCGTGATCCCGGAAGGGTTGGGCGGACGCACGACGGCCTATGAAGATCAACTGGCGGATTGCGATCGCAACGGCGCGCGCATCCTGCCGACGTTGCTTCATACACATGCGCCGATCGATCTGGTGATCCTGATGCTCGGCACCAACGATCTGAAGCCTTCGGTCGTCGGCACCGCGCATGGCGCGTCGAAGGGGATGGCCCGTCTGGTCCAGCTCATTCGTCATCATGCCTGGCCGTTCGAATATGAAACGCCGGAAATCCTGATCGTCTCGCCGCCGCTGGTGCGCGAAACGGCGAATACCGATTATGCGGCGGCCTTCGCCGGCGCGGTCGAGCAGTCGAAGATGATGGCGACCTTCTATCGCGACATGGCCGACGAGACGGGCTGCGGCTTTTTCGACGCCGCCTCGGTTGCGGTGGCGACGCCCATCGATGGCGTTCATCTGGACGCGGAAAATACACGAGCCATCGGACGGGCGCTGGAGCCCATCGTCCGCATGCAGCTCGGAATGTGA